The Pongo abelii isolate AG06213 chromosome 20, NHGRI_mPonAbe1-v2.0_pri, whole genome shotgun sequence genome window below encodes:
- the ZNF875 gene encoding zinc finger protein 875 isoform 2 (isoform 2 is encoded by transcript variant 2; The RefSeq protein has 4 substitutions compared to this genomic sequence): MLETYNHLVSLEIPSSKPKLIAQLERGEEPWGEERKCPLDLCPESKPEIQLCLSRPLIFSSQQALSQHVWLSHLSQLFSSLWAGNPLQLGKHYPEDQKQQQDPFCLSGKAEWIQEGEDSRLLFGRVSKNGTSKALSSPPEEQPAQSKEDNTVVDIGPSPERKADLEETDKVLHGLEVSGFGEIKYEEFGPDFIKEANLFSFQKTQTGETPYMYTEWGDSFGSMSILIKNPRTHSRGKPYVCRECGRGFTWKSNLITHQRTHSGEKPYVCKHCGRGFTWKSNLFTHQGIHSGLKPYMCKECGQSFSLKSNLITHQRAHTGEKPYVCRECGRGFRQHSHLVRHKRTHSGEKPYICRECEQGFSQKSHLIRHLRTHTGEKPYVCTECGRHFSWKSNLKTHQRTHSGVKPYVCLECGQCFSLKSNLNKHQRSHTGEKPFVCTECGRGFTRKSTLITHQRTHSGEKPFVCAECGRGFNDKSTLISHQRTHSGEKPFMCRECGRRFRQKPNLFRHKRAHSGAFVCRECGQGFCAKLTLIKHQRAHSGGKPHVCRECGQGFSRQSHLIRHQRTHSGEKPYICRKCGRGFSRKSNLIRHQRTHSG; the protein is encoded by the coding sequence AATCAAAGCCAGAAATTCAACTTTGTCTCTCCCGCCCTCTGATTTTCTCCAATCAGCAAGCTCTCAGCCAACATGTGTGGCTGAGTCATCTATCTCAGCTGTTTTCAAGTTTATGGGCAGGAAATCCTCTCCAGCTGGGAAAACACTATCCAGAAGATCAGAAACAACAGCAGGATCCATTCTGCTTGAGTGGCAAAGCAGAATGGATTCAAGAGGGAGAAGACTCCAGACTCCTGTTTGGGAGAGTAAGCAAAAATGGCACTTCAAAGGCACTTTCCAGCCCACCTGAAGAACAGCCAGCACAGTCCAAGGAAGACAACACAGTGGTGGATATAGGGCCCAGCCCTGAACGGAAGGCAGACCTTGAGGAAACAGACAAAGTATTGCATGGTTTAGAAGTCTCAGGATTTGGAGAGATCAAATATGAAGAGTTTGGGCCAGACTTTATCAAGGAGTCAAACCTCTTTAGCTTCCAGAAGACACAAACTGGGGAGACACCTTACATGTACACTGAGTGGGGAGACAGCTTTGGCAGTATGTCAATCCTCATCAAAAACCCAAGGACACACTCTAGGGGAAAGCCTTATGTGTGCAGAGAATGTGGGCGAGGCTTTACGTGGAAGTCAAACCTGATCACACATCAGAGGACACACTCAGGGGAGAAACCTTATGTGTGCAAGCATTGTGGACGAGGCTTTACTTGGAAGTCAAACCTCTTTACACATCAGGGAATACACTCAGGGCTCAAGCCTTATATGTGCAAGGAATGTGGGCAGAGCTTTAGCCTGAAGTCAAACCTCATCACCCACCAGAGGGCGCACACTGGGGAGAAGCCTTATGTTTGCAGGGAATGTGGGCGTGGCTTTCGCCAGCATTCACACCTGGTCAGACACAAGAGGACACATTCAGGAGAGAAGCCTTACATTTGCAGGGAGTGTGAGCAAGGCTTTAGCCAGAAGTCACACCTCATCAGACACTTAAGGacacacacaggagagaaaccttatgTATGCACAGAATGTGGGCGTCACTTTAGCTGGAAATCAAACCTCAAAACACACCAGAGGACACATTCAGGGGTTAAACCTTATGTCTGCCTGGAGTGCGGGCAGTGCTTTAGCCTGAAGTCAAACCTTAACAAACACCAGAGGTCACACACAGGGGAGAAGCCGTTTGTATGTACGGAGTGTGGGCGAGGCTTTACCCGGAAATCAACCCTCATCACGCACCAGAGGACACACTCAGGGGAGAAGCCATTTGTATGTGCTGAGTGTGGACGAGGCTTTAATGATAAGTCCACCCTCATTTCACACCAGAGGACACATTCAGGGGAAAAGCCTTTTATGTGCAGGGAGTGTGGCAGAAGGTTTCGGCAGAAGCCTAACCTATTTAGGCACAAGAGGGCACACTCAGGTGCCTTTGTGTGCAGGGAGTGTGGGCAAGGTTTTTGTGCTAAGTTAACTCTCATTAAACACCAGAGGGCACACTCAGGGTGGAAGCCTCATGTGTGCAGGGAGTGTGGGCAAGGCTTTAGCCGGCAGTCACACCTCATTAGACACCAGAGGACACATTCAGGAGAGAAGCCTTATATTTGCAGAAAGTGTGGGCGGGGCTTTAGTCGGAAGTCCAACCTTATCAGACATCAGAGGACACACTCAGGATAG